The following coding sequences are from one Frigoribacterium sp. Leaf415 window:
- a CDS encoding FMN-binding negative transcriptional regulator — MRHTPTFVLSDVDEVKRLIRENPWATIVSHTAAGLVASHYPVVLEQDAADPDAIVVVSHVGRPDERSHELGEHEVMVIIQGPHGYVSPGWYPAEQIIPTWNHVTAHLWGTPEILSDDENFRVLGELVDHFERVMPEPSTLTLDDAGSRRVAKGTVGIRLRVTRFDARAKLSQNKAPEVVDRIVDELEHGEHYAQPALAAEMRRVRDR, encoded by the coding sequence ATGCGGCACACCCCCACGTTCGTCCTGTCCGACGTCGACGAGGTCAAGCGGTTGATCCGCGAGAACCCGTGGGCCACGATCGTGTCCCACACGGCCGCGGGACTCGTGGCGTCGCACTACCCGGTCGTGCTCGAGCAGGACGCCGCCGACCCCGACGCCATCGTGGTCGTCAGCCACGTCGGCCGCCCCGACGAGCGGTCGCACGAGCTCGGTGAGCACGAGGTCATGGTGATCATCCAGGGCCCGCACGGCTACGTCTCGCCCGGCTGGTACCCGGCCGAGCAGATCATCCCCACCTGGAACCACGTCACGGCGCATCTCTGGGGCACGCCCGAGATCCTCTCCGACGACGAGAACTTCCGGGTGCTGGGCGAGCTCGTCGACCACTTCGAGCGCGTCATGCCCGAGCCGTCCACGCTCACCCTCGACGACGCGGGCTCGCGACGCGTCGCGAAGGGCACCGTCGGCATCCGCCTGCGCGTGACCCGGTTCGACGCCCGCGCGAAGCTCAGCCAGAACAAGGCCCCCGAGGTCGTCGACCGCATCGTCGACGAGCTCGAGCACGGCGAGCACTACGCGCAGCCGGCGCTCGCCGCCGAGATGCGCCGGGTGCGCGACCGATGA
- a CDS encoding M14 family zinc carboxypeptidase, with protein sequence MTIHDRVTRASSAVVGSTDDIVRRAGAVPPLDGFPTLDDLWRHFARLERENPGLVSSRRVATSRLGEPIPMYSVGSGSRDHLIVGGVHPNEPIGSWTAIHLAETLCADDDLRTALDATWHIVPSIDPDGGRLNEGWFADPGDRGHYARRFYRPAPDEQVEWTFPTSYKDAYFDRVMPETLGLMRLIDELRPDLYVSLHNGEMGGVYYYLSRPVPELTEVLHAVPASLGLPLDTGEPESPFLERYAPAVFGTGTIADAYDYLESLGIDPALEIAGSSSSEYASRHGTLGVVAELPYWKHPDADDESPTDESYADLLRRTGGEMTATGEALVELLSRAEPLLTFESPFLRASRAFVPMLVRMGAVDRARAASPESVRPATVAERFSCEDLVHCFRLRYGGMLLRAVEAEAVAGTATAPLRRLVDETAVLYTAWQAEAAAADRAEVIPISSLVGVQYGAVLAAAAHLAAGSTAGDATGPAPR encoded by the coding sequence GTGACGATCCACGACCGCGTCACCCGCGCCTCCTCCGCCGTCGTCGGCTCGACGGACGACATCGTCCGTCGGGCCGGGGCGGTGCCCCCGCTCGACGGGTTCCCCACCCTCGACGACCTCTGGCGGCACTTCGCCCGCCTCGAGCGCGAGAACCCCGGTCTCGTCTCGAGTCGACGGGTGGCGACGAGCCGCCTGGGCGAGCCGATCCCGATGTACTCCGTCGGCTCGGGCTCGCGCGACCACCTGATCGTCGGCGGGGTCCACCCCAACGAGCCGATCGGGTCGTGGACGGCGATCCACCTCGCCGAGACGCTCTGCGCCGACGACGACCTGCGGACGGCGCTCGACGCCACCTGGCACATCGTGCCGAGCATCGACCCCGACGGCGGCCGCCTCAACGAGGGCTGGTTCGCCGACCCGGGGGACCGGGGCCACTACGCACGGCGCTTCTACCGGCCGGCGCCCGACGAGCAGGTCGAGTGGACCTTCCCGACCTCGTACAAGGACGCCTACTTCGACCGCGTGATGCCCGAGACGCTCGGCTTGATGCGCCTGATCGACGAGCTGCGGCCCGATCTCTACGTGAGCCTCCACAACGGCGAGATGGGCGGCGTCTACTACTACCTGAGCCGTCCGGTGCCCGAGTTGACCGAGGTGCTGCACGCGGTGCCCGCGTCGCTCGGGCTGCCGCTCGACACGGGCGAGCCCGAGTCGCCGTTCCTCGAGCGGTACGCGCCGGCGGTGTTCGGCACCGGCACGATCGCCGACGCCTACGACTACCTCGAGTCGCTCGGGATCGACCCCGCGCTCGAGATCGCCGGCTCGTCGTCGAGCGAGTACGCGAGCCGACACGGCACCCTCGGGGTCGTGGCCGAGCTGCCGTACTGGAAGCACCCCGACGCCGACGACGAGTCGCCGACCGACGAGTCGTACGCCGACCTCCTGCGGCGGACGGGCGGTGAGATGACCGCCACGGGGGAGGCGCTCGTCGAGCTCCTCTCGCGGGCGGAGCCCCTCCTCACGTTCGAGTCGCCCTTCCTGCGGGCCTCGCGCGCCTTCGTCCCGATGCTCGTCCGCATGGGGGCCGTCGACCGTGCGCGGGCCGCGAGCCCGGAGTCGGTCCGTCCCGCCACCGTCGCCGAGCGCTTCTCCTGCGAGGACCTCGTGCACTGCTTCCGACTGCGCTACGGCGGCATGCTCCTCCGTGCGGTCGAGGCCGAGGCGGTCGCCGGCACGGCGACGGCGCCCCTGCGTCGCCTGGTCGACGAGACCGCCGTGCTGTACACCGCCTGGCAGGCCGAGGCCGCGGCCGCCGACCGGGCCGAGGTCATCCCGATCTCGAGCCTGGTGGGCGTCCAGTACGGCGCCGTGCTGGCGGCTGCGGCCCACCTCGCGGCCGGAAGCACAGCCGGGGACGCGACCGGGCCGGCCCCACGATGA
- a CDS encoding peptide ABC transporter substrate-binding protein, with the protein MRATRTTLVTAAATVVALTLGGCAAGGDSSSADAGGTFVYATGEPDHLTPGRQTVAFTQVMSLFAPLVSVDADNAITYVQAESVESDDNVTWTITLRDGWTFQDGTPVTAMSYVDAWNYTADAANAFENSGQLAGIVGYADLNPAEGEPTASTMSGLTVVDDTTFTVELTHADSQFPLQISQAQTGFYPMPESAYDDLDAYDREPVGNGPFEMTEPWVDDAEFTVEKYADYQGDDAAQVDSITYRSYSDQNTAYTDVLAGNADVLFLPASKMTSAEADFGDRLYSFDAPGIDYLGFPLTDERYSDVRVRQAISMSIDRDAVNTAIYGGLYEPATAFTPSAMTGTPDGLCGEFCEFDPDAAKALLAEAGGFDGTMEIVYPGGSGVDSLFEAYANQIRQNLGIDDVVAKPSTDWAEYYQGLVDRTTAGPHFGHWGALYVSQQNTLRSLFTEAGGCHDCTWYSSPDVDALLDTADQAATPEAATDAYRAVQERVLEDFPVAPTFSDKYSYVTSEKIATLPQAAGSPIVQGITLQ; encoded by the coding sequence ATGAGAGCCACCCGTACGACCCTCGTCACCGCCGCCGCCACCGTCGTGGCCCTCACCCTCGGAGGCTGTGCCGCCGGAGGCGACAGCTCGTCCGCCGACGCGGGCGGCACCTTCGTCTACGCGACGGGAGAGCCGGACCACCTGACCCCCGGGCGTCAGACCGTGGCCTTCACGCAGGTGATGAGCCTGTTCGCCCCGCTCGTCTCGGTCGACGCGGACAACGCGATCACGTACGTCCAGGCCGAGTCGGTCGAGTCCGACGACAACGTGACCTGGACCATCACCCTGCGCGACGGCTGGACCTTCCAGGACGGCACCCCCGTCACCGCCATGAGCTACGTCGACGCCTGGAACTACACGGCCGACGCCGCCAACGCCTTCGAGAACAGCGGCCAACTCGCCGGCATCGTCGGCTACGCCGACCTCAACCCCGCCGAGGGCGAGCCCACCGCGAGCACCATGAGCGGCCTCACGGTCGTCGACGACACGACGTTCACGGTCGAGCTGACGCACGCCGACAGCCAGTTCCCCCTGCAGATCAGCCAGGCCCAGACCGGCTTCTACCCGATGCCCGAGTCGGCGTACGACGACTTGGACGCGTACGACCGCGAGCCCGTCGGCAACGGCCCGTTCGAGATGACCGAGCCCTGGGTCGACGACGCCGAGTTCACGGTCGAGAAGTACGCCGACTACCAGGGCGACGACGCCGCCCAGGTCGACAGCATCACCTACCGCAGCTACAGCGATCAGAACACCGCGTACACCGACGTGCTCGCGGGCAACGCCGACGTGCTGTTCCTCCCCGCGTCCAAGATGACCTCCGCCGAGGCGGACTTCGGCGACCGGCTGTACTCGTTCGACGCCCCGGGCATCGACTACCTCGGCTTCCCGCTGACCGACGAGCGCTACTCGGACGTCCGCGTGCGACAGGCCATCTCGATGTCGATCGACCGCGACGCCGTGAACACCGCCATCTACGGCGGCCTCTACGAGCCGGCCACGGCCTTCACCCCGTCCGCCATGACGGGCACGCCGGACGGCCTCTGCGGCGAGTTCTGCGAGTTCGACCCCGACGCGGCGAAGGCCCTGTTGGCCGAGGCCGGGGGCTTCGACGGCACCATGGAGATCGTCTACCCCGGCGGCAGCGGCGTCGACTCGCTGTTCGAGGCCTACGCGAACCAGATCCGCCAGAACCTCGGCATCGACGACGTCGTGGCCAAGCCGAGCACCGACTGGGCCGAGTACTACCAGGGGCTCGTCGACCGCACCACGGCCGGGCCGCACTTCGGCCACTGGGGCGCCCTCTACGTCAGCCAGCAGAACACGCTGCGATCGCTGTTCACCGAGGCCGGCGGGTGCCACGACTGCACCTGGTACAGCTCGCCCGACGTCGACGCGCTGCTCGACACGGCCGACCAGGCCGCGACGCCCGAGGCCGCGACCGACGCCTACCGGGCCGTGCAGGAGCGGGTGCTCGAGGACTTCCCGGTCGCGCCCACCTTCTCCGACAAGTACTCGTACGTGACCAGCGAGAAGATCGCGACGCTGCCGCAGGCCGCGGGCAGCCCGATCGTGCAGGGGATCACCCTGCAGTGA
- a CDS encoding ABC transporter permease produces the protein MTESFTTPVAPSLADGRRHPLRRAVRRPGFFVPAAVIAVLALIAIFPGLFAGLFGHGDPRVCDLNLSGADPTGGHPFGFDLQGCDVYANVIHGTRASLSVGLLTTVLSMVVAIVVGTIAGLYGGIVDAALSRLTDVFLGFPLLLGAVVVLNSAGERSVLTVSLVLALFGWPTMARLVRGSVRSVRQADFVLAARTMGLSTWRIVTRYVLPSSLSPVFVVATITVGGVIVAESSLTYLGIGLEAPAISWGLQLSSASSQFQNAPHLLVFPALFLAVTVLSIISLGDTLRAALDPRRQQ, from the coding sequence ATGACCGAGAGCTTCACCACCCCCGTCGCCCCGTCGCTCGCCGACGGTCGTCGTCACCCCTTGAGGCGTGCCGTCCGGCGTCCGGGGTTCTTCGTGCCGGCCGCCGTGATCGCCGTGCTGGCCCTGATCGCGATCTTCCCCGGCCTCTTCGCCGGCCTGTTCGGTCACGGCGACCCGCGCGTCTGCGACCTCAACCTCAGCGGTGCCGACCCGACGGGCGGTCACCCCTTCGGGTTCGACCTGCAGGGCTGCGACGTCTACGCCAACGTGATCCACGGCACCCGCGCCTCCTTGTCCGTCGGCCTGCTGACCACGGTGCTGTCGATGGTCGTGGCGATCGTCGTGGGCACGATCGCCGGTCTGTACGGCGGCATCGTCGACGCGGCCCTGTCGCGCCTGACCGACGTCTTCCTCGGCTTCCCCCTGCTGCTGGGCGCCGTCGTGGTGCTGAACAGCGCGGGCGAGCGGTCCGTGCTGACGGTCTCGCTGGTGCTCGCCCTGTTCGGCTGGCCGACGATGGCGCGCCTCGTCCGCGGTTCGGTGCGCTCGGTGCGGCAGGCGGACTTCGTGCTCGCCGCGCGCACCATGGGCCTCTCGACCTGGCGCATCGTGACGCGCTACGTGCTGCCGAGCTCGCTCTCGCCGGTCTTCGTCGTCGCGACCATCACGGTCGGTGGCGTGATCGTCGCCGAGAGCTCGTTGACCTATCTGGGCATCGGGCTCGAGGCTCCTGCCATCTCGTGGGGCCTGCAGCTCTCGAGCGCGTCGAGCCAGTTCCAGAACGCACCGCACCTGCTCGTCTTCCCGGCGCTGTTCCTGGCCGTGACCGTGCTCAGCATCATCAGCCTCGGCGACACCCTGCGTGCCGCCCTCGACCCCCGCCGCCAGCAATGA
- a CDS encoding ABC transporter permease, whose translation MKTVLAVVERVGGLAVVFVGVTFVIYVMVFALPGDPIRALGGDRPLSDAVVRALRAEYHLDEPLWQQYTRYIGGLFRGDFGTTFTGQSVADQMASRWPVTVTLALSAWLLEIVVGIGLGVVSALKRGTLVDRTILGGTIVASAIPVFVVGVTLQLVFAVRLDWFPVAGVTTGWPTAYVLPAIVIALFGLASVSRLTRASVLENLSSDYVRTARAKGLTPRRVIGVHVMRNSLIPTATFLATDLGYLLGGTVIIEGIFNLPGVGNLLFGAIRSHEGATVVGISTALILVFLVTSLLVDAIHALLDPRVRR comes from the coding sequence ATGAAGACCGTCCTCGCCGTGGTCGAGCGCGTCGGCGGCCTCGCCGTCGTCTTCGTCGGCGTGACCTTCGTGATCTACGTCATGGTCTTCGCCCTGCCCGGCGACCCGATCAGGGCGCTCGGCGGGGACCGTCCGCTCAGCGACGCGGTCGTCCGCGCCCTGCGCGCCGAGTACCACCTCGACGAGCCGCTCTGGCAGCAGTACACGCGCTACATCGGCGGGCTCTTCCGGGGCGACTTCGGCACGACCTTCACCGGGCAGTCGGTCGCCGACCAGATGGCCAGCCGGTGGCCGGTCACCGTCACGCTCGCCCTGTCGGCCTGGCTGCTCGAGATCGTCGTGGGCATCGGCCTCGGCGTGGTGTCGGCGCTGAAGCGCGGCACGCTGGTCGACCGGACCATCCTCGGCGGCACCATCGTCGCCAGCGCGATCCCGGTCTTCGTGGTGGGCGTGACGCTGCAGCTCGTCTTCGCGGTCCGGCTCGACTGGTTCCCCGTCGCCGGCGTGACGACCGGGTGGCCGACGGCCTACGTGCTGCCCGCCATCGTGATCGCGCTGTTCGGCCTGGCCTCGGTGTCGCGCCTGACCCGCGCCTCCGTGCTCGAGAACCTGAGCTCGGACTACGTCCGGACGGCTCGGGCCAAGGGACTCACGCCGCGGCGGGTCATCGGGGTGCACGTGATGCGCAACTCGTTGATCCCGACCGCGACGTTCCTCGCGACCGACCTCGGCTACCTGCTCGGCGGCACGGTCATCATCGAGGGCATCTTCAACCTGCCGGGCGTCGGCAACCTGCTCTTCGGGGCCATCCGCAGCCACGAGGGCGCCACGGTGGTCGGCATCTCGACCGCGCTGATCCTCGTCTTCCTCGTCACCAGCCTCCTGGTCGACGCGATCCATGCCCTGCTCGACCCGAGAGTGCGCCGATGA
- a CDS encoding GbsR/MarR family transcriptional regulator, protein MPSDDATTATTVTPVGDAARREFVEQFAVMWEMAGSALMDGRILGYLMMMREPYVSSADLGSALSASAGSVSMSTRRLVDSGFIKRHVVPGDRSHYFRAEDDIWGSWLAGERRYLDRQRITIEQGLSVLDPANGQDEEVRRRLVNGRDYMAWISQYHRKMLADWEAFKADRDQTAPDAGRTPPDPNQEPR, encoded by the coding sequence ATGCCGAGCGACGACGCCACGACCGCCACGACCGTCACCCCCGTCGGCGACGCCGCCCGCCGCGAGTTCGTCGAACAGTTCGCCGTCATGTGGGAGATGGCCGGCTCGGCCCTGATGGACGGGCGCATCCTCGGCTACCTGATGATGATGCGCGAGCCCTACGTCTCGTCGGCCGACCTGGGCTCGGCCCTCAGCGCCAGCGCCGGCTCCGTCTCGATGTCGACGCGACGCCTGGTCGACTCGGGGTTCATCAAGAGGCACGTCGTGCCCGGCGACCGCAGCCACTACTTCCGGGCCGAGGACGACATCTGGGGCAGCTGGCTCGCGGGCGAGCGCCGCTACCTCGACCGGCAACGCATCACGATCGAGCAGGGACTCTCGGTGCTCGACCCCGCGAACGGACAGGACGAGGAGGTGCGGCGCCGGTTGGTCAACGGCCGCGACTACATGGCCTGGATCTCGCAGTACCACCGCAAGATGCTCGCCGATTGGGAGGCCTTCAAGGCCGACCGCGACCAGACGGCCCCGGACGCCGGCCGCACGCCGCCCGACCCGAACCAGGAGCCCCGATGA
- a CDS encoding dipeptide ABC transporter ATP-binding protein, with amino-acid sequence MTDPLLSVRDLTIRFDVDGVDQVAVQGASFDVHRGEVLAVVGESGSGKSVSAMSVLGLLPANATVGGSIVFDGDELVGRPESAVRHLRGERIAMIFQDPSAALNPVFTVGFQIEEAVRRHEPTASRAAVRARAVELLASVEIPEPEERLKSFPHQLSGGQCQRIMIAMALASDPALLIADEPTTALDVTVQAEVLDVLRRLQRGSGTSILLITHDMGVVADLADRVVVMRSGEVVETNDVGPLFAAPAADYTRDLLDAVPRVGDRVAVEPRPTGPAAPDAGVTGEAGPALAVHDLVVEYGNRLVERFRAVDGVSFEVARGEILGLVGESGSGKTTIGRAAIGLAPISAGSVQATGVDLSTARRREIAAMRERVAVVFQNPTTSLNPRYSIAQTVAEPLQVRRRLRGSELTDRVDALLADVGLGGAWRERYPHELSGGQRQRVAIARAVALDPELLIADEPTSALDVSVQARVLDVFRSLQSRLGFACLFISHDLAVVDSLCDRIAVLRSGRLVEIGDRSEILTSPSDDYTRRLIASAPVPDPVEQRRRREERLSA; translated from the coding sequence ATGACCGACCCGCTGCTGAGCGTCCGCGACCTCACCATCCGCTTCGACGTCGACGGGGTCGACCAAGTCGCCGTCCAGGGGGCCTCGTTCGACGTGCATCGGGGGGAGGTCCTCGCCGTCGTAGGCGAGTCCGGCTCGGGCAAGAGCGTCAGCGCCATGTCGGTCCTGGGCTTGCTGCCCGCCAACGCCACCGTCGGCGGGTCGATCGTGTTCGACGGCGACGAACTGGTCGGGCGGCCCGAGAGCGCCGTGCGCCACCTGCGGGGCGAGCGGATCGCCATGATCTTCCAGGACCCCTCGGCGGCCCTCAACCCCGTCTTCACGGTCGGGTTCCAGATCGAGGAGGCCGTTCGGCGGCACGAGCCCACCGCGAGCCGTGCGGCCGTGCGGGCCCGCGCGGTCGAACTGCTGGCGAGCGTCGAGATCCCCGAGCCCGAGGAGCGGCTGAAGTCCTTCCCGCACCAGCTCTCGGGCGGCCAGTGCCAGCGCATCATGATCGCGATGGCCCTGGCCTCCGACCCGGCCCTGCTGATCGCCGACGAGCCCACGACGGCGCTCGACGTGACGGTGCAGGCCGAGGTGCTCGACGTGCTCCGCCGCCTCCAGCGCGGGTCGGGCACCAGCATCCTGCTGATCACGCACGACATGGGCGTGGTGGCCGACCTCGCCGACCGCGTCGTCGTGATGCGCTCGGGCGAGGTCGTCGAGACGAACGACGTCGGACCCCTGTTCGCCGCCCCCGCGGCCGACTACACGCGTGACCTGCTCGACGCCGTGCCCCGGGTGGGCGACCGGGTCGCGGTCGAGCCGCGTCCGACCGGCCCGGCCGCGCCCGACGCGGGGGTGACGGGCGAGGCAGGCCCGGCGCTCGCCGTGCACGACCTCGTCGTCGAGTACGGCAACCGCCTCGTGGAACGGTTCCGTGCCGTCGACGGGGTGAGCTTCGAGGTCGCCCGCGGTGAGATCCTGGGCCTGGTCGGCGAGTCCGGCAGTGGCAAGACGACGATCGGGCGGGCGGCGATCGGCCTGGCCCCGATCTCGGCGGGCAGCGTGCAGGCGACGGGGGTCGACCTGAGCACGGCCCGACGGCGCGAGATCGCCGCCATGCGGGAGCGGGTCGCCGTCGTCTTCCAGAACCCGACGACGTCGCTCAACCCGAGGTACAGCATCGCCCAGACGGTCGCCGAGCCGTTGCAGGTGCGGCGGCGCCTCCGCGGCTCCGAACTGACCGACCGGGTCGACGCCCTGCTGGCCGACGTCGGGCTGGGCGGGGCGTGGCGCGAGCGGTACCCGCACGAGCTGTCGGGCGGTCAACGTCAGCGCGTGGCGATCGCCCGTGCGGTGGCTCTCGACCCCGAGCTGCTCATCGCCGACGAGCCCACGAGCGCTCTCGACGTGTCGGTGCAGGCGCGGGTGCTGGACGTCTTCCGCTCGCTGCAGAGCCGGCTGGGCTTCGCCTGCCTGTTCATCAGTCACGACCTCGCCGTCGTCGACTCGCTCTGCGACCGGATCGCCGTGCTGCGCTCCGGCCGCCTCGTCGAGATCGGCGACCGCAGCGAGATCC
- a CDS encoding amidohydrolase, whose product MTVGGGTRAEEARRTLLRDVRLVGGGPAPVDVLLDGGRVVALASGLAPDGAEVVDLDGRWLAPGLWDSHVHMDQWALVRRRLDLSRARSAAEAASIVGERLRDEPVEAGGTLVGYGFQDALWPDAPSRALLDSVAGDVSVVLVSNDLHSVWLDSSALARHGHADHPTGLLREQPAFDVSAAVSVVPDEQLDRWVGEAVDAAAARGVVGVVDLEMTLSLDRWSRRVAGGTRGLRIRPGVYPRDLDAVVARGLRTGDVIPGTDGLVTMGPFKIITDGSLGTRTAWCHDPYPGLEGDPAARGVRIYETDELVGWLRRASSAGFVPAVHAIGDAANAQALDALEQVGCGGSIEHAQLLDARDVDRFARLGIVASVQPEHAMDDRDVADRLWAGRTDRAYPFESLVAAGVSLRLGSDAPVAPLDPWVAMAAAISRSRDGREPWHPEQRVVASAALAASTGGRARVEVGSVADLVVTDADPLTATDDDLRRLPVSGTLLGGRWTHRTS is encoded by the coding sequence ATGACGGTCGGCGGCGGCACCCGGGCCGAGGAGGCGCGACGGACGCTGCTGAGGGACGTCCGCCTGGTCGGCGGCGGGCCCGCCCCCGTGGACGTCCTGCTCGACGGCGGCCGAGTCGTCGCCCTCGCGTCCGGTCTCGCCCCCGACGGTGCCGAGGTGGTCGACCTCGACGGCCGCTGGCTCGCCCCGGGCCTCTGGGACTCCCACGTCCACATGGACCAGTGGGCGCTGGTGCGGCGTCGGCTCGACCTGTCGCGGGCGCGGTCCGCCGCCGAGGCGGCCTCGATCGTGGGGGAGCGCCTGCGCGACGAGCCGGTCGAGGCGGGCGGCACCCTCGTCGGCTACGGCTTCCAGGACGCGCTCTGGCCCGACGCCCCGAGTCGTGCGCTGCTCGACTCGGTGGCGGGCGACGTGTCGGTCGTCCTGGTCAGCAACGACCTGCACTCCGTCTGGCTCGACTCGTCCGCCCTGGCCCGTCACGGTCACGCCGACCACCCGACCGGCCTGCTGCGCGAGCAGCCGGCCTTCGACGTCAGCGCCGCCGTGAGCGTCGTGCCGGACGAGCAGCTCGACCGGTGGGTCGGCGAGGCCGTCGACGCGGCCGCCGCGCGGGGGGTCGTCGGCGTCGTCGACCTCGAGATGACGCTGTCGCTCGACCGCTGGAGCCGGCGCGTGGCCGGTGGGACCCGCGGGCTGCGCATCCGTCCCGGGGTCTACCCGCGCGACCTCGACGCCGTCGTCGCCCGCGGGCTGCGCACCGGTGACGTGATCCCGGGCACCGACGGCCTCGTCACCATGGGGCCGTTCAAGATCATCACCGACGGCTCCCTCGGCACCCGCACCGCGTGGTGCCACGACCCGTACCCGGGGCTCGAGGGCGACCCCGCGGCCCGGGGGGTGCGCATCTACGAGACCGACGAGCTCGTCGGGTGGCTGCGCCGCGCCTCCTCGGCGGGGTTCGTGCCGGCCGTGCACGCGATCGGCGACGCCGCGAACGCCCAGGCGCTCGACGCCCTCGAGCAGGTCGGCTGCGGCGGCAGCATCGAGCACGCGCAGTTGCTCGACGCGCGCGACGTCGACCGGTTCGCGCGCCTCGGCATCGTGGCCAGCGTGCAGCCCGAGCACGCCATGGACGACCGCGACGTGGCCGACCGGCTCTGGGCTGGCCGGACCGACCGCGCCTACCCGTTCGAGAGCCTCGTCGCCGCGGGGGTGAGCCTCAGGCTCGGGTCGGACGCACCGGTGGCCCCGCTCGACCCCTGGGTGGCGATGGCCGCGGCGATCTCGCGGTCGCGCGACGGACGCGAGCCGTGGCACCCCGAGCAGCGCGTGGTCGCCTCGGCGGCGCTCGCGGCCTCCACGGGCGGCCGGGCGAGGGTGGAGGTCGGCTCCGTCGCCGATCTCGTCGTCACCGACGCCGACCCGCTCACCGCGACCGACGACGACCTCCGGCGGCTCCCGGTCTCGGGCACTCTCCTGGGCGGCCGTTGGACCCACCGGACGTCCTGA
- a CDS encoding serine hydrolase domain-containing protein, whose amino-acid sequence MTPSTATPALTAQQVADLRSALPYVDGWLAYRRWRERVPGVQTAVWFDGGLQLSSAHGLADEEARVPLTTEHLFRIASHSKTFTATAVLQLVERGALRLDDPVGTFVPRLAEAGSPLADATVRELLEHGAGVIRDGLDGDYWQHGRPFPDEDELLDMLLDHGDKAPAGSAFNYSNLGYSLLGLVVAAASGRSYGEFVTESIVDRLGLTHTGPEWDDARADEYAAGHSGRHVSQTRVRLDHVDTRAMAAATGFYGTASDLVRYASAHFDGDERLLSEHSKRLAQREAWQSDASQPASAHYGLGFVIDRVGGHRVVGHSGGYPGHITRTLFDPSIGLAVSVLTNAVDGPATSLSSGVLRLLDLAREAAPAGLATRASSSDVDPARFTGRFAGEFGIVDVALLGENLVALHPGASDPVDGLDRLRVTGPREVLIAQGNGFGSVGETMRYEFDGDGRVTLLRGSGGMSMRPVTELDG is encoded by the coding sequence GTGACCCCCTCGACCGCCACCCCCGCCCTCACCGCGCAGCAGGTCGCCGACCTGCGGTCCGCCCTGCCCTACGTCGACGGGTGGCTGGCCTACCGCCGCTGGCGCGAGCGGGTGCCCGGGGTGCAGACGGCGGTCTGGTTCGACGGCGGCCTGCAGCTGTCGTCCGCCCACGGCCTGGCGGACGAGGAGGCGCGGGTCCCGCTGACCACGGAGCACCTGTTCCGCATCGCCTCGCACTCGAAGACCTTCACCGCCACGGCCGTCCTGCAGCTCGTCGAGCGGGGAGCCCTCCGACTCGACGACCCCGTGGGGACGTTCGTGCCGCGGCTGGCCGAGGCGGGGTCGCCGCTGGCCGACGCCACCGTCCGCGAGCTGCTCGAGCACGGTGCCGGAGTCATCCGGGACGGCCTCGACGGCGACTACTGGCAGCACGGCCGTCCGTTCCCCGACGAGGACGAGCTGCTCGACATGCTGCTCGACCACGGCGACAAGGCGCCCGCGGGGTCCGCCTTCAACTACAGCAACCTCGGGTACTCGCTGCTCGGCCTGGTCGTCGCGGCGGCGTCCGGTCGGTCGTACGGCGAGTTCGTGACCGAGTCGATCGTCGACCGCCTCGGCCTCACCCACACGGGGCCCGAGTGGGACGACGCCCGCGCCGACGAGTACGCGGCGGGCCACAGCGGCCGCCACGTGTCGCAGACCCGGGTGAGGCTCGATCACGTCGACACCCGGGCCATGGCGGCGGCGACGGGTTTCTACGGCACGGCCTCCGACCTGGTGCGCTACGCCTCGGCGCACTTCGACGGGGACGAGCGCCTGCTGAGCGAGCACAGCAAGCGGCTCGCCCAACGGGAGGCCTGGCAGTCCGACGCGTCGCAGCCGGCCTCGGCTCACTACGGCCTCGGGTTCGTGATCGACCGCGTCGGCGGGCACCGCGTGGTCGGGCACTCCGGCGGGTACCCGGGACACATCACCCGCACGCTCTTCGATCCCTCGATCGGGCTGGCCGTCTCGGTCCTCACCAACGCCGTCGACGGACCCGCCACCTCCCTCTCGTCCGGCGTGCTGCGCCTGCTCGACCTGGCTCGGGAGGCGGCCCCCGCCGGGTTGGCGACCCGCGCCTCCTCGTCCGATGTCGACCCGGCCCGGTTCACCGGCCGGTTCGCGGGCGAGTTCGGCATCGTCGACGTCGCCCTGCTGGGCGAGAACCTGGTCGCGCTGCACCCCGGTGCCTCCGATCCCGTCGACGGGCTCGACCGCCTGAGGGTGACCGGGCCCCGCGAGGTGCTCATCGCGCAGGGCAACGGCTTCGGATCGGTGGGCGAGACCATGCGCTACGAGTTCGACGGCGACGGCCGGGTCACGCTGCTGCGCGGCTCCGGAGGCATGAGCATGCGCCCGGTGACGGAGCTCGACGGATGA